From one Mytilus edulis chromosome 1, xbMytEdul2.2, whole genome shotgun sequence genomic stretch:
- the LOC139525112 gene encoding caspase-3-like, protein MADVLDAQRGKPEDTSTPTIIHGPESNSGQGFVSKAHLDQEKYLISSGIAVVINNTEFHNNLKLGDRTGSDVDAASLFQRFQELGFDSDLLNDATKDDMEDKFNEIKNDKKSLENAGCLIVALLTHGNEDSVFMTDESVKIKNVMDYFNAENCPELIMKPKIFIVQACRGTGLGSGVNRTVVRRDPNQADAAAEYHEYDKTHGEVIRIPNEADFLAVYSTSPGYGSFRNTEQGSPFVRYLSEELLKMKKEDDFYKVLTRVNKDVGLGYKPNYAHSDIITQMPCFISHLTKDLYLKQKG, encoded by the exons atggcAGATGTTCTAGATGCCCAACGTGGTAAACCAGAAGACACGTCAACACCAACCATCATCCATGGACCAGAAAG CAACTCAGGACAAGGTTTTGTATCGAAAGCACATTTGGATCAAGAAAAATATCTAATTAGTTCTGGGATAGCAGTTGTTATCAATAACACAGAATTTCATAACAATTTGAAATTAGGTGATCGAACAGGAAGTGACGTGGATGCTGCATCCTTATTCCAAAGATTTCAGGAACTTGGTTTTGATAGTGATCTTTTAAATGATGCCACAAAAGATGACATGGAAGACAAATTTAATGAAA ttaaaaacgacaaaaaaagttTGGAAAACGCAGGCTGCCTAATCGTAGCTTTGTTGACGCATGGAAATGAGGATAGTGTATTTATGACAGATGAGTCTGTTAAGATAAAAAATGTGATGGATTACTTCAATGCAGAGAACTGTCCAGAACTTATAATGAAGCCAAAAATATTTATTGTCCAG GCCTGTAGAGGAACAGGATTAGGAAGTGGTGTAAACAGGACAGTGGTAAGAAGAGATCCAAATCAGGCAGACGCTGCTGCAGAATATCATGAGTATGACAAGACACATGGAGAAGTTATACGTATTCCTAATGAAGCAGATTTCCTAGCCGTGTATTCTACTTCCCCTG GTTATGGATCTTTCCGGAACACAGAACAAGGGTCACCATTTGTCCGTTACTTGTCAGAAGAGCTACTCAAAATGAAGAAAGAAGATGACTTTTACAAAGTCTTGACCAGAGTTAATAAAGACGTTGGTCTTGGATATAAGCCAAATTATGCACACAGTGACATTATTACCCAAATGCCTTGTTTTATTTCACATCTTACCAAAGacttatatttaaaacaaaagggTTAG
- the LOC139525068 gene encoding caspase-3-like isoform X3, which yields MNEMASQDTLDAKPDLIEETSTKLPVTKGTEPKTNEGTIYQSQLDQERYPIKSGIAVVINNTEFDARLGLSDRSGSDVDASSLFQRFMELGFESDLMNDASRDDLVEKLQEIINDKENLKKTDCLIVALLTHGNEDSVYMTDRSIKMKSIMNCFNAENCPELILKPKIFIFQCSRKPDSRQGEHITVQDTLKNKVTVPDAVDTVRIPNESDFLEVFSTSIGDRSFHNTESSSPFLRHLIEELHNIQEDDDIYKVLTKVNSKVMTFEPGHTASKDMRQMPYFVSHLTKDLYLKQTN from the exons GAAATGGCAAGTCAAGACACATTAGATGCTAAACCTGATCTTATTGAAGAAACATCAACAAAATTGCCAGTTACCAAAGGGACAGAACC TAAAACAAATgaaggaacaatataccaaagcCAATTAGACCAAGAAAGATATCCAATTAAATCAGGAATAGCTGTTGTGATAAACAACACAGAATTTGATGCCAGATTAGGTTTATCTGACCGTTCTGGAAGTGACGTAGATGCTTCATCCCTATTCCAAAGATTCATGGAACTTGGTTTCGAAAGTGATCTGATGAACGATGCCAGTAGGGATGACTTGGTAGAGAAATTACAAGAAA TTATAAATGACAAAGAGAATTTAAAGAAAACAGACTGTCTAATCGTAGCTTTGTTGACACATGGAAATGAGGACAGCGTGTATATGACAGATAGAAGTATAAAGATGAAATCAATAATGAATTGTTTCAATGCAGAGAACTGTCCAGAGTTAATTCTTAAGcccaaaatatttattttccag TGCTCTAGAAAACCCGACTCAAGACAAGGTGAACATATTACTGTTCAGGACACACTTAAAAACAAGGTTACGGTTCCAGATGCTGTAGATACAGTTCGTATTCCCAATGAATCCGATTTCCTTGAAGTCTTTTCTACGTCAATAG GTGACAGATCATTTCATAACACAGAGTCATCATCACCATTTTTACGTCATTTAATAGAAGAGCTACATAACATCCAGGAAGACGATGATATTTACAAAGTTTTAACAAAAGTAAATAGCAAAGTGATGACATTTGAGCCTGGACATACGGCGAGTAAAGATATGAGACAGATGCCATATTTTGTATCACACCTTACGAAAGATTTATATCTGAAACAGACCAACTAG
- the LOC139525068 gene encoding caspase-3-like isoform X4: MASQDTLDAKPDLIEETSTKLPVTKGTEPKTNEGTIYQSQLDQERYPIKSGIAVVINNTEFDARLGLSDRSGSDVDASSLFQRFMELGFESDLMNDASRDDLVEKLQEIINDKENLKKTDCLIVALLTHGNEDSVYMTDRSIKMKSIMNCFNAENCPELILKPKIFIFQCSRKPDSRQGEHITVQDTLKNKVTVPDAVDTVRIPNESDFLEVFSTSIGDRSFHNTESSSPFLRHLIEELHNIQEDDDIYKVLTKVNSKVMTFEPGHTASKDMRQMPYFVSHLTKDLYLKQTN; encoded by the exons ATGGCAAGTCAAGACACATTAGATGCTAAACCTGATCTTATTGAAGAAACATCAACAAAATTGCCAGTTACCAAAGGGACAGAACC TAAAACAAATgaaggaacaatataccaaagcCAATTAGACCAAGAAAGATATCCAATTAAATCAGGAATAGCTGTTGTGATAAACAACACAGAATTTGATGCCAGATTAGGTTTATCTGACCGTTCTGGAAGTGACGTAGATGCTTCATCCCTATTCCAAAGATTCATGGAACTTGGTTTCGAAAGTGATCTGATGAACGATGCCAGTAGGGATGACTTGGTAGAGAAATTACAAGAAA TTATAAATGACAAAGAGAATTTAAAGAAAACAGACTGTCTAATCGTAGCTTTGTTGACACATGGAAATGAGGACAGCGTGTATATGACAGATAGAAGTATAAAGATGAAATCAATAATGAATTGTTTCAATGCAGAGAACTGTCCAGAGTTAATTCTTAAGcccaaaatatttattttccag TGCTCTAGAAAACCCGACTCAAGACAAGGTGAACATATTACTGTTCAGGACACACTTAAAAACAAGGTTACGGTTCCAGATGCTGTAGATACAGTTCGTATTCCCAATGAATCCGATTTCCTTGAAGTCTTTTCTACGTCAATAG GTGACAGATCATTTCATAACACAGAGTCATCATCACCATTTTTACGTCATTTAATAGAAGAGCTACATAACATCCAGGAAGACGATGATATTTACAAAGTTTTAACAAAAGTAAATAGCAAAGTGATGACATTTGAGCCTGGACATACGGCGAGTAAAGATATGAGACAGATGCCATATTTTGTATCACACCTTACGAAAGATTTATATCTGAAACAGACCAACTAG